DNA sequence from the Terriglobia bacterium genome:
ATCCCGGCTGGCCGGCGCATATGCAGCGCAGGGTAACAGCTCTGAAGCGGAAAAGTGGTTCCAGCGCAGCATCGCCACCATGGATGCTGGCATTAAAAGCCTGAAGCACCCCGAACTCCGAACTGCCCTGCGCGACAACACTCCAATTTATGACGGATATGTAACCTTCCTCATCAGCCAGAAACAATACGCCAAAGCGCTGCAAGTCGCGCAAGCAGGCCGTGCCCGCACTTTGTTGCTGGATGAGGAAAAGCCAACTTCTAAAACTCCGGTTGCAGAGGACGCCAAGGTTTGGCTCTCAAAGATCCAGCATTATCTCGGTCGTGACAGATCAGTGCTGCTCTCCTATTTCGAAACCCGGGACGAGTGTTATTTATGGACCGTTACGGCTACCCAGTTGCGCCTTTTTCCGTTAGGCATAAAGGGGCCGGATTTAGACAACCTCATCGATTCCTACCAGCAGGAGATTCAGCAGCACTTGCCTCTTGCGGACAGCTCAGCGGCGAAAAAGCTGTATCAGTTTATGGTCCAACCGGCGAGCGATCTTATTCCCAAAGGCTCGCATGTAATCGTGGTTGCAGACAGTAAAAGCTACAGCATTAACTTTGAAACGGTCGTTTCTTCCCGGGGGACGGACCACTACTGGATTGAGGATGTGGAGTTGGAGAATGCGAGATCGATTGATCTGCTCATTGCGTCTCATCCAAAGCGTGCTCCCGCAAAAGGCCTTCTGTTAATAGGCGCTCCAGCTCAAGCTGATTCGCATTTCCCCGAACTACCCCATGCTCCAGAGGAGATGGCTAGTGTGCGAAAGCATTTTTCGTCCAGCAAGATAACCAGCTTTTCTGGGAAAGATGCCACGCCTGATTCGTATTTAAGAAACTCGCCCGGCTTGTATAAATTTATTCATTTGTCTACGCACGGCACTCCCAATGCGATCGACCCTCTGCAGTCGGCGATCATTCTGTCTTCCGGCAAAGATGGCAATTTCAAGCTTCTGGGCCGGGACATTATCGAGGGCAAAGTGCGGCTCAACGCGGAGCTTGTCACCATTTCCGCCTGCGAAGGAGTAGGAACCCAATTGCAGTCGCTGGAAGGACTGCTTGGCCTGGAGTGGGCATTCATGCGGGCCGGAGCGCATCAGGTCGTTGCGGCCGTATGGGACCAGGATGACGCCGTAACGCCCGCGCTGATGGACGATTTCTACGATCAGCTCACACACGGCAAAAGCGCGACAGACGCTCTTCACCACGCCAAGCTAAACATCCTTAAGGCTGGCGGTTTTCATGCTGCTCCTTATTATTGGGCATCACTCCAGCTTTACACGCGGTCATAAAAAAGCCGGCGTTGTCAGGCGCCGGCCAACTTGCAGGTTGCTCATCCAAAATTATTCAGCAGCAATGGCGCAGAGTATTCGAATCCGTTG
Encoded proteins:
- a CDS encoding CHAT domain-containing protein — its product is MKESAGYPDLNWKFRVLTAEARNRKKLFTAALEPLEPEPPSNIPAEIFWRRKVAQAMSFCQLGRYPEMEDHFAQAAALQAEPGALNYARGRCAAFQHKIKDAENYLRLVTAQGSNPDPFLKAYALATLAAWASGDLRYDEAIDLNKEGLAILHTLHAPPLEKLVLGNLGQLYVDLSDFKNALEFAEAGKKIASELKDSSQLRFLLIIGVARAIEGQSGLAEQSYNHALAIATKLKDNDAIAECLYGMTMVKLGQHQLDEAEKYHLQVSKLGLDHLPNWQLAEAAIEAAHGNYAKAILGYREVLQQQEAADAQQHLFHFKQIWLSQSRLAGAYAAQGNSSEAEKWFQRSIATMDAGIKSLKHPELRTALRDNTPIYDGYVTFLISQKQYAKALQVAQAGRARTLLLDEEKPTSKTPVAEDAKVWLSKIQHYLGRDRSVLLSYFETRDECYLWTVTATQLRLFPLGIKGPDLDNLIDSYQQEIQQHLPLADSSAAKKLYQFMVQPASDLIPKGSHVIVVADSKSYSINFETVVSSRGTDHYWIEDVELENARSIDLLIASHPKRAPAKGLLLIGAPAQADSHFPELPHAPEEMASVRKHFSSSKITSFSGKDATPDSYLRNSPGLYKFIHLSTHGTPNAIDPLQSAIILSSGKDGNFKLLGRDIIEGKVRLNAELVTISACEGVGTQLQSLEGLLGLEWAFMRAGAHQVVAAVWDQDDAVTPALMDDFYDQLTHGKSATDALHHAKLNILKAGGFHAAPYYWASLQLYTRS